A region from the Hydra vulgaris chromosome 10, alternate assembly HydraT2T_AEP genome encodes:
- the LOC100211661 gene encoding GTP-binding nuclear protein Ran, with product MSAGAKQEPVATFKLVLVGDGGTGKTTFVKRHLTGEFEKKYIATLGVEVHPLMFYTNYGPIQFNCWDTAGQEKFGGLRDGYYIQGQCAIIMFDVTSRVTYKNVPNWHRDLIRVCENIPIVLCGNKVDVKERKVKAKTITFHRKKNLQYYDISAKSNYNFEKPFLWLARKLCGETELEFVEMPALQPPEVNIDPTMKAQFEKELAEAQSAELPDDGDDGDY from the exons atgtcTGCAGGAGCAAAGCAAGAACCTGTCGCTACCTTTAAG CTGGTGCTTGTTGGTGATGGTGGTACTGGTAAAACTACATTTGTTAAACGTCACTTGACTggtgaatttgaaaaaaagtatatcg cCACACTTGGAGTTGAGGTTCATCCTTTGATGTTTTATACAAACTATGGTCCAATTCAGTTTAACTGTTGGGATACTGCAGGTCAAGAGAAATTTGGAGGGTTACGTGATGGATATTATATACAAGGACAATGTGCTATTATAATGTTTGATGTTACTTCTCGtgttacatataaaaatgttcCAAACTGGCATAGAGATTTGATTAGAGTTTGTGAAAATATTCCAATTGTTCTCTGTGGAAACAAAGTCGATGTCAAAGAGCGAAAAGTCAAAGCTAAAACAATCACATTTCAcagaaagaaaaatttacag tattatgaCATCAGTGCAAAAAGCAATTACAATTTCGAAAAGCCTTTTCTTTGGTTAGCGCGTAAACTTTGTGGTGAAACAGAACTTGAGTTTGTTGAAATGCCTGCTCTACAACCACCTGAGGTCAATATTGATCCTACAATGAAAGCCCAATTTGAAAAGGAGCTTGCTGAAGCTCAAAGCGCAGAATTACCAGATGATGGCGATGATGGTGACTACTAA
- the LOC136086429 gene encoding reticulocyte-binding protein homolog 2b-like, which produces MKNAALRLLSHENSHLHSRSFQSWCTRSKKKGLNFCKLYESLCYYWKKVLQRIIDVTLFLCERGLVLRGQNEIIGSVISGNYLGTLELLAKYDAFLAIHIEKLRNCGRGNVSYLSSTICDEYIQLIGKYVTEMILKEVKKSKYFEQQQLSKRKLNKSPLFSFERNTECSLTSKQKFNTQVYLVIVDSLIVEMEKRSSCYQNVQLNFSVLFDFNNKNLLDKRNRARDHQQKYSNDLEIEFENELIHFHDHLFEMQNRDLYFWYQNLEDKSLANVCTVFKQHFFSNFQIAINDLTLFSKIKRVIQKVRLLTKKKKEEFLLLNFISPLCETNVQPFLQSTSSEKEKNLVKDLHLKIKNKTLKRKVEEIDSFKKVSENYCNQLNGIESEKKKLKTVKTRNGEKLEFVRQAMQCKALYTATNKSLLSLEKKFTTLKLKNKTNKIRNLNKKIVYRDIKLKKQEKEIDALKAQFEKQSQTLNMEFNNLNQMLENSNAKVEMLCQQKRNLKKKLSRVKNNLSKTKETISFLSIENLTFLKSEVKELSEKVELNKENIYLNGLLELLEDEKIVTFERGRYSNDIREVIMELLSLNVSMNKVNDVIKIVLKKLAKKRNYKTSLSRYKI; this is translated from the exons ATGAAAAATGCGGCATTGCGATTGTTATCACATGAAAATAGTCATTTACATTCTCGTTCCTTTCAGAGTTGGTGTACTCGATCAAAAAAgaaaggtttaaatttttgtaaactatATGAATCTCTATGTTATTAttggaaaaaagttttacaaagaattatagatgttactttatttttgtGCGAACGAGGTCTAGTTCTGAGAGGGCAAAATGAAATTATTGGTTCTGTTATTAGTGGCAATTATTTAGGTACGTTGGAGTTGCTAGCAAAGTATGATGCTTTCCTTGCAATTCATATAGAAAAACTTAGAAATTGTGGTCGCGGAAATGTATCGTACTTGTCATCAACAATTTGTGATGAATATATTCAATTGATCGGCAAATATGTTAccgaaatgattttaaaagaggTCAAAAAATCGAAATATTTTG aACAACAGCAACTTAGTAAGCGAAAGCTTAATAAGTCGCCGTTGTTTTCTTTTGAAAGAAATACAGAATGTTCACTAACTTCAAAGCAAAAATTTAACACCCAGGTGTATTTAGTAATTGTTGACAGTTTAATTGTTGAAATGGAAAAACGTTCATCATGTTATCAAAATGTTCaactaaatttttcagttttgtttgatttcaacaataaaaatttactagatAAAAGAAATCGAGCAAGAGATCATCAACAAAAATATTCGAATGATCTAGAAATTGAGTTCGAAAATGAACTGATTCACTTCCATGACCAC CTGTTTGAAATGCAAAATAGAGATCTGTATTTCTGGTATCAAAATTTAGAAGACAAAAGCTTAGCCAATGTGTGCACAGTTTTTAAACAACACTTTTTTTCCAATTTCCAAATTGCTATAAATGACCTTACTTTGTTttcgaaaataaaaagagtgaTTCAAAAAGTTAGGTTGCtcactaaaaaaaagaaagaagaatttttgcttttaaattttatatcaccATTATGTGAAACAAATGTTCAACCATTCTTACAATCAACGTCCtccgaaaaagaaaaaaatcttgtgAAAGACCTACatctcaaaatcaaaaataaaactctaaaacGCAAAGTTGAAGAAATCgacagttttaaaaaagtttctgaaaACTACTGTAACCAGTTAAATGGTattgaaagtgaaaaaaaaaaacttaaaactgtaAAAACCAGAAATGGAGAGAAATTAGAATTTGTGAGACAAGCCATGCAGTGTAAAGCACTATATACAGCAACAAACAAAAGCCTGTTGAgtctagaaaaaaagtttaccaCATTGAAACTAaagaataaaacaaacaaaattcgAAATTTAAACAAGAAGATTGTTTATCGAgatataaagttgaaaaaacaagaaaaagaaattgatgcaTTAAAAGCAcaatttgaaaaacaatctCAAACTTTAAATATGGAATTCAATAACCTTAATCAAATGCTAGAAAATAGTAATGCAAAAGTTGAAATGTTGTgtcaacaaaaaagaaatctcaaaaagaaattaagtcgtgtgaaaaataatttaagtaaaacaaagGAAACAATTTCCTTCTTGTCAATTGAAAATCTCACTTTTTTAAAGTCAGAAGTTAAAGAACTTAGTGAAAAAGTtgaattaaacaaagaaaacatttatttaaatggtCTTTTAGAATTGTTGGAAGATGAGAAAATTGTAACATTTGAAAGAGGACGTTATTCAAATGATATTCGAGAAGTTATCATGGAGCTGTTATCATTAAATGTCAGTATGAACAAGGTCAATgatgttattaaaattgttttaaagaaacttgcaaaaaaaaggaattacaaAACTTCCCTCAGTAGGTACAAGATCTAG
- the LOC136086428 gene encoding histone-lysine N-methyltransferase SETMAR-like, translated as MDYVLQQKRTYHWLASYDPVPMTPKPSIHQQKVLLCVWWTTSGIAHYELLPSGQIITAEIYSAKLNRVSVALHQKQAALANRKGVVFHQDNARPHTAKTTLESLERLQWEILPYPLYSPDLAPSDYHLFLAPDNHMRNRQFRNREDLENELIQFFSYQTQDFYKNGIYQLVSRWEKFILAEGGYFLE; from the coding sequence ATGGATTATGTACTGCAACAAAAACGAACATATCATTGGCTAGCCAGTTACGATCCAGTACCGATGACTCCTAAACCAAGCATTCACCAACAAAAGGTTTTACTGTGTGTATGGTGGACTACATCAGGTATCGCTCACTATGAGTTGCTACCAAGTGGACAAATCATTACTGCTGAGATATATTCAGCCAAATTGAACAGAGTTTCGGTTGCTCTTCACCAAAAACAAGCAGCTTTGGCAAACAGAAAAGGTGTTGTATTCCACCAGGACAACGCCAGACCGCACACCGCAAAAACCACGCTGGAAAGTCTAGAACGTTTACAATGGGAGATTCTTCCTTACCCTCTGTATTCACCAGACCTTGCGCCAAGCGACTATCACCTATTTTTGGCACCGGATAATCATATGAGGAATCGACAGTTTCGAAATAGAGAAGATCTCGAAAATGagttaattcaattttttagctACCAAACTcaagacttttataaaaatggaataTACCAGCTTGTTTCACGATGGGAGAAATTTATTCTTGCTGAAGGAGgctattttttagaataa